From a single Caldalkalibacillus salinus genomic region:
- a CDS encoding peptidoglycan D,D-transpeptidase FtsI family protein, translating to MVRRVLIVLLLMMVGMLCVTGRLVYIQILGTENFSKHHINLIKKAVQQRQQQVVLQSGRGDITDRQHHSLIHYDTYALVAFPFAIKSLTPQQLTQVADMLGLSGEQLQNILREVKEPQVLKHNQRLLELTEQEASTTNELGINGFIAVPYQQRFTSEDRLAQHLIGDVGENSPMIQTEYAKELAQGRLRLDSQVGIMGLEKTFQPFLLGNGPTTLSYYVDAHGDPIKGMDIKYYGQDNPFYPLSIQTTIDRALQTELESTLNQHGIEEGAAIVLDNRTNEILAMSSRPVYTPDVFSPVSRENKALKRYAPGSVFKIVTAAAALEERIVKPQQMFECDGTLEGTQFHCWKEEGHGRISFEEAFAQSCNIVFGQLAQQIGPEKLQNYAEKLGLLQLNGWQGSVYDYHQFKQLDHEEVGQVFATNRKDDVRHDEAFLRQTGIGQLDVQVTPLAVANMMATISKGGNKRQVTAVQDILYNTGAHFYDFKQQPLGGDQISPYTAYRLRQLLARVVTHGTASAIHHERWDVGGKTGTAQISGGRNHQWFAGYYPATRPRYSIVVLTLDQPANTQNRSLPIFSDIVDWLYDNR from the coding sequence ATGGTAAGAAGGGTATTGATCGTGCTCCTGTTAATGATGGTAGGGATGCTCTGTGTAACGGGACGCTTAGTCTATATCCAGATTCTTGGCACTGAGAACTTCTCAAAGCATCACATTAACCTGATCAAAAAAGCGGTTCAGCAAAGACAGCAACAAGTGGTCCTCCAATCAGGAAGAGGTGATATCACAGACCGTCAACATCACTCTCTTATTCACTATGATACCTATGCCCTAGTGGCCTTCCCTTTTGCCATTAAGAGTCTGACGCCTCAGCAGCTCACACAGGTCGCTGATATGCTCGGTCTCTCTGGTGAGCAACTGCAGAACATCTTGAGGGAAGTGAAGGAGCCTCAGGTTCTCAAGCACAATCAACGTCTGCTTGAGTTAACGGAACAAGAAGCAAGCACGACGAATGAACTAGGCATCAATGGTTTTATTGCCGTTCCCTATCAGCAACGTTTTACCTCGGAAGATAGGTTGGCCCAACACCTTATAGGGGATGTGGGAGAGAATTCACCCATGATACAAACTGAGTATGCCAAGGAACTTGCTCAAGGAAGATTACGTTTAGACAGTCAGGTTGGCATTATGGGTCTAGAAAAAACATTTCAACCCTTCCTATTGGGAAACGGCCCAACAACGTTATCTTACTATGTGGATGCACATGGGGACCCTATTAAAGGAATGGATATCAAATACTACGGGCAAGACAACCCCTTTTACCCTCTTTCTATCCAGACGACAATCGATCGTGCACTACAGACTGAATTAGAATCGACCCTGAACCAACACGGAATAGAAGAAGGGGCCGCTATTGTCCTCGATAACCGTACGAATGAAATTTTAGCGATGAGTAGTCGCCCCGTCTATACACCTGACGTTTTTTCACCTGTATCGAGGGAAAACAAAGCACTGAAACGCTATGCCCCTGGTTCAGTGTTTAAAATTGTCACTGCTGCTGCTGCACTAGAAGAACGTATTGTTAAGCCACAACAGATGTTCGAGTGTGATGGTACGTTAGAAGGGACCCAATTTCATTGTTGGAAGGAGGAGGGGCATGGCAGAATCAGTTTTGAAGAAGCCTTTGCTCAATCCTGCAATATAGTGTTTGGTCAGCTTGCTCAACAGATAGGCCCTGAGAAACTACAAAACTACGCGGAAAAGCTAGGCCTATTACAACTGAACGGCTGGCAAGGAAGCGTTTACGACTATCATCAATTTAAGCAGTTAGATCATGAAGAAGTGGGACAAGTGTTTGCCACCAACCGAAAGGACGATGTGCGTCATGATGAGGCATTCCTACGCCAAACGGGCATTGGTCAGCTAGATGTACAGGTAACGCCTTTGGCTGTGGCCAATATGATGGCCACCATAAGTAAAGGAGGAAACAAACGGCAAGTAACAGCCGTTCAGGACATTCTGTACAATACAGGCGCCCACTTTTACGACTTTAAACAACAACCATTGGGAGGCGATCAGATCTCTCCTTACACAGCTTATCGCTTACGCCAGCTGCTTGCGAGGGTCGTGACACACGGAACAGCATCGGCCATCCATCATGAGCGTTGGGATGTAGGGGGAAAAACTGGTACGGCCCAAATCTCTGGTGGTCGTAATCACCAGTGGTTTGCAGGGTACTATCCAGCTACACGCCCGAGGTACAGCATCGTTGTGCTCACTCTGGACCAACCGGCCAATACACAGAACCGTTCGCTCCCCATCTTCTCTGATATCGTAGACTGGCTCTATGACAATCGTTGA
- the greA gene encoding transcription elongation factor GreA, producing the protein MEGKETFVTEEGLEKLQEELEYLKTEKRKEVVERIKIARDFGDLSENSEYDAAKDEQAFVEGRITQLENMIRNAKIIEADDSPQGVVSMGKTIVIQELPDGDKEEYTIVGSTESDPLSGKISNDSPMGQSLLGREIGEEVLVQTPGGEMKVKILEVNT; encoded by the coding sequence ATGGAAGGGAAAGAAACTTTCGTCACGGAAGAAGGACTGGAGAAGCTTCAGGAAGAGCTAGAATACCTTAAAACTGAAAAGCGTAAAGAGGTTGTAGAACGGATTAAGATCGCAAGGGATTTTGGAGACCTAAGTGAGAATTCGGAGTATGATGCGGCAAAAGATGAGCAAGCGTTCGTTGAAGGACGTATCACGCAATTAGAAAATATGATCCGAAATGCCAAAATCATTGAAGCTGACGATAGTCCACAAGGGGTCGTGAGCATGGGTAAGACGATCGTGATACAGGAACTACCTGACGGTGATAAGGAAGAGTACACGATCGTCGGAAGTACGGAGTCCGACCCTTTATCCGGTAAAATCTCCAATGACTCACCAATGGGGCAAAGCTTGTTAGGGAGAGAAATCGGTGAAGAAGTCCTCGTGCAAACCCCTGGTGGAGAAATGAAAGTGAAGATACTTGAAGTGAACACGTAG
- the udk gene encoding uridine kinase, whose translation MGKDKTTGSVPKHTESTRSHKPVIIGVAGGTGSGKTTVAKKIYNTLRDQSIVMIAQDSYYKDQTHLSMKERVKTNYDHPFAFDNDLLIEHLDQLSGYQAIQMPVYDYKLHTRSDKTIRIDPRDVVIVEGILVLEDERLRERMDIKVFVDTDSDVRIIRRMMRDIRDRGRSFDSVVDQYLHSVRPMHLQFVEPSKKHADVIIPEGGENQVAIDLMVTKIKTILRKHEFIQA comes from the coding sequence ATGGGGAAAGATAAAACAACAGGAAGTGTCCCAAAACATACCGAGTCGACCCGATCTCATAAGCCTGTCATTATAGGTGTTGCAGGTGGAACAGGTTCAGGTAAAACGACCGTTGCTAAAAAAATTTATAATACCCTAAGAGACCAGTCGATTGTCATGATTGCCCAAGACTCTTATTACAAAGACCAAACGCATTTATCGATGAAAGAACGAGTCAAGACCAATTACGACCATCCTTTCGCTTTTGATAACGATCTGTTAATTGAACATTTGGATCAACTCAGTGGCTATCAAGCGATCCAAATGCCGGTCTACGATTATAAATTACACACACGCTCAGATAAGACCATTAGGATCGACCCTAGAGATGTGGTGATTGTTGAAGGGATATTAGTTTTAGAGGATGAACGACTAAGAGAACGAATGGATATAAAAGTATTTGTCGATACTGACTCTGATGTAAGGATTATTAGGCGTATGATGAGAGATATACGTGATCGGGGAAGAAGTTTTGACTCTGTCGTCGACCAGTATTTACACTCTGTTCGCCCTATGCATTTACAGTTTGTTGAACCTTCAAAGAAACATGCAGACGTCATTATTCCAGAGGGTGGGGAGAATCAAGTGGCTATCGATCTCATGGTCACTAAGATTAAGACAATTTTACGCAAACATGAATTCATTCAGGCGTAA
- a CDS encoding O-methyltransferase, translating into MIVSAQLQDYILSLTPSDDPILTRMEQLAHEERIPIIDRSAIQLISVLLQNKDQVHNILEVGTAIGYSTLWLAKAAPQAMLDTIEREEDKIKTARRFLSEAGVIDRVRIHHADATRYADHLQGRQYDCIFIDAAKGQYHTFFESYSPLLKKDGMIITDNVFFHGEVLQDHVEQKRIRSLVKKIKSYNEWLANHDGYDTSFVPIGDGLAISIKRREKK; encoded by the coding sequence ATGATTGTATCAGCACAACTGCAGGACTATATTCTTTCATTAACACCGTCAGATGATCCCATACTAACCAGAATGGAACAGTTAGCACATGAAGAGCGGATACCTATTATTGACCGCTCTGCCATTCAACTCATATCCGTTCTACTGCAAAATAAAGATCAAGTACACAACATCCTAGAAGTTGGAACGGCCATTGGGTATTCAACACTTTGGTTGGCAAAAGCGGCACCACAAGCCATGCTGGATACCATAGAGCGGGAAGAAGACAAAATTAAAACAGCACGCCGCTTTCTGTCTGAAGCAGGCGTGATAGACCGTGTGCGTATCCATCATGCAGACGCCACCCGTTATGCTGATCATTTGCAAGGACGGCAGTATGACTGTATATTTATCGATGCGGCTAAAGGACAGTATCACACTTTTTTTGAATCATACAGTCCTCTACTGAAAAAAGACGGCATGATCATTACAGATAATGTCTTTTTCCATGGAGAAGTTCTCCAAGATCATGTTGAACAGAAGCGCATCCGCTCACTCGTGAAGAAGATTAAATCCTATAACGAATGGTTAGCCAACCACGACGGTTACGATACGTCATTCGTACCGATTGGAGACGGACTCGCTATCAGTATTAAGAGAAGGGAGAAGAAATGA
- the mltG gene encoding endolytic transglycosylase MltG — protein MKDEHEDMIGGRNDDYDEGSSFSPVKIVVITLLVLFIIGASVAGIGGYYIYTNLQPVDPESEAFVMVEVPMGSSGTTIASILKEHNLIKNEKIFYYYIRYHGHSGFQAGEYQLSPSMELDEMIEQLKEGRLHQEVERFTVPEGYTIQQMAEHLEEEGLVDQEQFLHLVNEGDFSEFSFLEYIPDDVEGRKYRLEGFLFPETYEIFKGASEEDIIRIMLKQFEQEFNSALEAMSDEGIEWEEQIERLGLNEYEFITLASIIEREAVLDEERSVIAGVFHNRIREDWLLQSCATVQFVLEKPRERLLYEDLEVESPYNTYMHEGLPPGPIASPGRESIKAALNPEDHEYFYFVTKKDGTGAHHFSRTFEEHQRNNAQSRGNF, from the coding sequence ATGAAAGATGAACACGAAGACATGATCGGGGGAAGAAATGATGATTATGATGAGGGGAGCTCATTTTCACCAGTGAAGATTGTTGTCATAACACTCCTAGTTCTCTTCATTATTGGTGCAAGTGTGGCTGGAATTGGGGGATATTACATATATACGAATCTACAGCCAGTCGATCCGGAAAGTGAAGCGTTTGTCATGGTTGAAGTACCCATGGGTTCATCAGGGACGACCATTGCATCGATTTTAAAAGAACATAATCTCATTAAGAATGAAAAAATATTTTACTACTATATTCGTTACCATGGTCATAGCGGTTTCCAGGCAGGAGAGTATCAGCTGTCACCTAGTATGGAACTAGACGAGATGATTGAGCAATTGAAGGAGGGACGTTTGCACCAAGAGGTGGAACGCTTCACCGTTCCAGAAGGGTACACGATCCAACAGATGGCCGAACACCTAGAAGAAGAAGGGCTGGTTGATCAAGAGCAATTTTTACACCTGGTCAATGAAGGGGATTTTAGTGAATTTTCATTTCTGGAATATATCCCTGACGACGTCGAAGGACGAAAGTATCGTCTTGAAGGCTTCTTGTTCCCTGAGACTTATGAAATATTTAAAGGCGCATCTGAAGAGGACATCATCCGTATCATGCTTAAACAGTTTGAACAAGAATTCAATAGTGCCCTTGAGGCGATGAGTGATGAAGGAATCGAATGGGAGGAACAGATCGAGCGATTGGGGCTTAATGAGTATGAATTTATAACTTTAGCCTCCATTATTGAACGTGAAGCGGTGCTTGATGAGGAACGTTCTGTGATAGCTGGTGTCTTTCATAACCGTATACGTGAGGACTGGCTTTTACAATCCTGTGCCACGGTGCAGTTTGTACTAGAAAAACCGAGGGAAAGATTATTATATGAGGATTTAGAGGTTGAAAGTCCTTATAATACGTATATGCATGAAGGTTTACCACCGGGCCCCATCGCTAGTCCTGGTCGAGAATCAATCAAAGCAGCACTTAACCCAGAGGATCATGAATACTTTTATTTTGTAACAAAAAAGGACGGGACAGGTGCACATCACTTCTCTCGTACGTTCGAAGAGCATCAGAGAAACAATGCCCAGAGTCGAGGAAACTTTTAA
- a CDS encoding DUF1292 domain-containing protein yields the protein MAEDVEKIIIPDEEGNEEVFEVLYKFDVEQTGKQYMMVIPVDGDPEVDEVYAFRYEENGDDLSLFIIEDDKEWEIVESTFQTLIEEEDL from the coding sequence ATGGCTGAAGATGTAGAAAAAATTATCATACCCGATGAAGAAGGTAATGAAGAAGTATTTGAAGTGCTCTATAAGTTTGATGTTGAACAAACAGGAAAACAGTATATGATGGTCATCCCTGTCGATGGGGACCCAGAAGTGGATGAAGTTTATGCGTTTCGTTACGAGGAAAATGGTGACGACCTATCCCTGTTCATTATCGAAGATGATAAAGAATGGGAGATTGTTGAATCCACTTTCCAGACACTGATAGAGGAAGAAGACCTATAA
- the ruvX gene encoding Holliday junction resolvase RuvX, producing the protein MRYMGLDVGDKTIGVSMSDELGWTAQGLEVIRREENQLDKDLERLQSLIKQYDVQKVIVGLPKNMNGTIGPRGELCKEFAKSLEQYANVAVQMWDERLSTVAAERMLIEADMTRKKRKKVVDKVAAVMILQGFLDSIK; encoded by the coding sequence GTGAGATACATGGGCTTAGATGTAGGAGACAAAACGATCGGTGTCAGTATGAGTGATGAATTAGGTTGGACGGCTCAAGGGTTGGAGGTTATCCGTAGGGAAGAAAACCAACTGGACAAAGACTTAGAGCGCCTACAGTCGCTCATTAAACAATATGACGTCCAAAAAGTCATCGTCGGCTTACCCAAAAATATGAATGGAACGATTGGTCCAAGGGGAGAATTATGTAAAGAGTTCGCCAAGTCCCTTGAACAATATGCGAACGTTGCAGTACAAATGTGGGACGAAAGACTGTCTACTGTAGCAGCAGAGCGCATGTTAATCGAAGCTGATATGACAAGAAAAAAAAGAAAAAAAGTCGTAGATAAAGTAGCTGCTGTCATGATCCTACAGGGCTTTTTAGACTCGATAAAATAA
- a CDS encoding IreB family regulatory phosphoprotein: MSFKDHTMKFNVKSEKVEMDSKEVILNVYHSLAEKGYNPINQIVGYLLSGDPAYIPRHNNARTLIRKLERDELIEELVRSYLSQHQDQLQK, from the coding sequence ATGAGCTTTAAGGATCACACTATGAAATTTAACGTGAAGTCAGAGAAAGTGGAAATGGACTCCAAGGAAGTGATATTGAATGTTTATCACTCCCTAGCGGAGAAAGGATACAACCCTATTAACCAAATCGTCGGGTATCTATTGTCTGGAGATCCTGCTTATATACCACGTCATAACAACGCTAGAACATTGATCCGCAAGCTAGAACGGGATGAGCTCATTGAAGAGTTGGTACGCTCTTACCTATCACAACACCAAGATCAATTACAAAAGTAG
- the alaS gene encoding alanine--tRNA ligase: MNDLKATDIRQRFLDFFKEKGHDIEPSAPLVPHDDPSLLWINSGVATLKKYFDGRVVPDNPRITNAQKSIRTNDIENVGKTARHHTFFEMLGNFSIGDYFKKEAIHWAWEFLTDPKWIGFDPEKLSVTVHPEDDEAYDIWLQDIGIPEHRIIRLEGNFWDIGEGPSGPNTEIFYDRGEYYGNDPQDPELYPGGENERYLEIWNLVFSEFNHNPDGTYTPLPKKNIDTGMGLERMASVIQDVPTNFETDLFKPIIEHTSQIAGVSYNQEEDKDVAFKVIADHVRTVTFAVGDGALPSNDGRGYVIRRLLRRAVRYGKVLGIDEPFLYKLTPTVGKVMGDFYPEVVNKEEFISKVIKNEEERFHETLNEGLAILNDMIASMKKENVRVLSGEQAFKLYDTYGFPLDLTEDFVSEEGLEVDHDGFEAEMKKQRERARQAQQKVGSMQVQGGVLADFTEQSEFVGYDRLKEESDVIGLTVDEQWVDFMSQGEEGKILLRATPFYAESGGQVADRGYIQVGDARFRVEDVQKAPNGQHVHIGTVEQGRIRKGEHVTAEVDRASRTDIIKNHSATHLLHQALKDVLGEHVNQAGSLVLADRLRFDFSHINACTPEELEKVESIVNEYVWRNIEVETMYRSIEEAKAMGAMALFGEKYGDTVRVVQMGDYSLELCGGCHVHRTSEIGLFKIVAESGIGAGTRRIEAVTGREAYQYLTSKQTVLQEASVLLKSRAEEVPQRITGLQSQLKEVQRENESLKAKLGNVEGASLLEQAQEIDGVQVISAKVSANDMDQLRGMVDDLKQKMDTGVIVLGAVQGQKVSIVAGVTKDAMARGLHAGNLVKEVATRCGGGGGGRPDMAQAGGKKPEQLEEALSIAPDFVKSVLQS, from the coding sequence GTGAATGATCTAAAAGCGACAGATATACGCCAACGATTTCTAGACTTTTTCAAAGAAAAAGGACATGATATTGAGCCCAGTGCGCCACTCGTTCCGCATGACGATCCATCGTTGCTGTGGATTAACAGCGGTGTAGCCACGCTCAAAAAGTATTTTGACGGTCGTGTCGTACCGGATAACCCGCGTATCACGAACGCGCAAAAGTCCATCCGTACAAATGATATTGAAAACGTAGGAAAAACAGCACGACATCATACCTTCTTCGAAATGTTGGGTAACTTCTCCATCGGCGATTATTTCAAAAAAGAAGCGATTCATTGGGCATGGGAATTTCTAACGGACCCGAAATGGATAGGCTTTGATCCGGAGAAACTCTCCGTTACAGTGCACCCGGAAGACGACGAAGCATATGATATTTGGCTTCAGGACATCGGTATACCTGAACACCGCATCATCAGACTCGAAGGAAATTTTTGGGATATTGGAGAAGGACCGAGTGGACCTAATACAGAAATATTCTATGACAGAGGAGAGTACTACGGTAACGATCCACAAGACCCCGAGTTATACCCCGGGGGAGAGAATGAACGTTACTTAGAGATCTGGAATCTTGTATTCTCAGAATTCAACCATAATCCCGACGGCACCTATACACCGTTACCAAAGAAAAATATTGATACTGGCATGGGACTAGAGCGGATGGCTTCTGTTATTCAAGATGTTCCTACGAACTTTGAAACGGATCTGTTCAAGCCCATAATTGAACATACGTCTCAGATCGCAGGCGTGTCCTATAACCAAGAGGAAGACAAGGACGTGGCTTTCAAAGTTATTGCTGACCACGTGCGTACGGTCACATTTGCCGTAGGCGATGGTGCACTCCCTTCTAATGACGGTCGAGGATATGTGATCCGTAGACTTCTGCGTCGGGCAGTACGTTACGGTAAAGTATTAGGCATTGACGAGCCATTCCTTTATAAGTTGACGCCAACAGTAGGGAAAGTTATGGGAGATTTTTATCCTGAAGTCGTGAACAAAGAAGAATTCATTTCAAAAGTGATTAAAAATGAAGAAGAACGCTTCCATGAGACCCTCAATGAAGGCTTAGCCATTCTAAACGACATGATTGCTTCTATGAAAAAAGAAAACGTGCGTGTCCTCTCAGGAGAGCAGGCGTTCAAATTGTACGACACGTATGGATTCCCACTAGATTTAACGGAAGACTTTGTCTCCGAAGAGGGACTAGAGGTGGATCACGACGGTTTTGAAGCTGAAATGAAGAAGCAAAGAGAGAGAGCACGTCAGGCGCAACAGAAAGTGGGGAGCATGCAGGTTCAAGGTGGGGTGTTAGCAGACTTCACAGAACAGAGTGAATTTGTGGGTTACGATCGATTAAAAGAAGAATCAGACGTCATTGGTCTCACAGTGGATGAACAGTGGGTAGACTTCATGTCCCAAGGTGAAGAGGGAAAAATCCTGCTCCGAGCAACGCCATTTTACGCAGAAAGCGGGGGACAAGTGGCTGACCGAGGTTACATCCAAGTAGGAGATGCCCGGTTTAGAGTTGAGGATGTACAGAAAGCGCCTAATGGCCAACACGTGCATATTGGAACCGTCGAACAGGGTCGCATACGAAAAGGAGAGCATGTCACAGCTGAGGTCGATCGTGCATCACGAACAGATATTATCAAGAATCACTCTGCCACCCATTTATTACACCAGGCTCTAAAAGATGTGCTAGGTGAGCATGTTAATCAGGCCGGTTCCCTTGTTTTAGCGGATCGCTTACGTTTTGACTTCTCTCATATTAATGCCTGCACGCCAGAAGAGCTTGAAAAGGTCGAAAGTATCGTTAATGAATACGTGTGGCGTAACATTGAAGTGGAAACCATGTATCGTAGCATAGAAGAGGCAAAAGCAATGGGTGCGATGGCCTTGTTTGGGGAAAAGTATGGGGATACTGTACGTGTCGTCCAGATGGGCGACTATAGCTTGGAACTATGCGGAGGATGCCACGTACATCGGACCTCTGAAATAGGTTTATTTAAGATCGTAGCTGAAAGTGGTATAGGTGCAGGGACACGACGGATTGAGGCTGTGACTGGTCGAGAGGCGTACCAATACCTCACCAGCAAACAAACTGTACTGCAAGAGGCATCTGTGTTATTAAAGTCTAGAGCTGAAGAAGTCCCTCAGCGCATTACGGGCTTACAAAGTCAGCTGAAAGAAGTCCAACGAGAAAATGAATCACTCAAAGCCAAACTAGGCAATGTAGAAGGAGCAAGCTTGTTAGAGCAAGCTCAGGAGATTGACGGCGTCCAAGTGATCTCAGCAAAAGTGTCGGCTAACGATATGGATCAATTGCGCGGAATGGTTGACGACCTCAAACAAAAAATGGATACAGGTGTCATCGTTCTCGGTGCAGTACAAGGACAAAAAGTCAGTATTGTGGCTGGCGTCACTAAAGATGCTATGGCGCGAGGGCTACACGCCGGAAACCTCGTAAAAGAGGTGGCTACGCGTTGTGGGGGCGGTGGTGGAGGTCGCCCCGACATGGCTCAAGCCGGTGGGAAAAAACCTGAACAACTAGAAGAAGCGTTAAGCATTGCTCCCGATTTTGTTAAATCCGTTTTACAATCTTAA
- a CDS encoding AI-2E family transporter, whose protein sequence is MKIPFSKRWVLITAFIALSLVSVYLALRIAPYLLPVWILLRTVGIPVLASLVIAYLLHPIVRKGQALGMHRTMTILMLYLIVIATIAGTFWYASPLVVQQVQAILRKLPEIERLFFQWFWWVNQHIEQLPDGMHYGIDDAMGQLEDDTRNQIKETITTLKDGIGNLFSLFIIPFLVFYILNDWKMLKKAIFHTIPIRYRRHVLHILRDIDYTLGQYIRGQIIISVFVGVMTFVAYYYIGLSYALSLAIIATIANIIPYFGPFIGIIPALLIALVTNPILIVWVIVLNTVIQIVEGNVLAPYIMGKRLNVHPVTIILVLLAGAEVGGIFGLIFAVPFYMVVKVIVMHVVFRYKRSS, encoded by the coding sequence GTGAAAATTCCCTTTTCAAAACGTTGGGTTCTGATCACGGCGTTTATTGCTTTATCGTTAGTCAGTGTATATCTCGCATTACGAATTGCACCTTACCTCCTACCCGTTTGGATTCTCCTACGTACGGTAGGGATCCCTGTTTTAGCCTCTTTGGTCATTGCCTACCTGTTACATCCTATTGTACGCAAAGGCCAAGCACTAGGGATGCATCGGACCATGACGATTCTCATGTTATATTTGATTGTTATTGCCACGATTGCGGGTACGTTTTGGTATGCATCACCTCTCGTGGTTCAGCAAGTACAGGCCATCCTAAGAAAACTACCGGAAATTGAGCGTTTATTTTTCCAGTGGTTTTGGTGGGTGAATCAACACATTGAACAACTCCCTGACGGTATGCACTACGGCATTGATGACGCAATGGGGCAGCTAGAGGATGATACACGTAATCAGATCAAGGAAACGATTACAACCTTGAAGGACGGCATTGGTAACCTATTTTCCCTGTTTATCATACCGTTTCTGGTGTTCTATATCTTAAACGATTGGAAAATGCTGAAGAAAGCGATATTCCATACGATCCCTATTCGTTATCGGCGACATGTGCTTCATATTCTAAGAGATATCGATTATACCCTGGGACAATATATACGCGGACAAATCATCATCAGTGTATTTGTGGGGGTCATGACATTTGTAGCTTATTATTATATTGGTTTAAGCTATGCGCTCTCGTTGGCCATTATTGCCACCATCGCTAATATTATCCCCTACTTCGGGCCTTTTATAGGGATCATCCCGGCGCTCCTCATCGCATTGGTGACGAATCCCATCCTCATCGTTTGGGTTATTGTACTGAATACGGTCATTCAAATCGTTGAAGGAAACGTATTAGCGCCTTATATCATGGGCAAGAGGTTAAATGTTCATCCAGTGACCATTATTTTAGTCTTGTTAGCAGGAGCTGAGGTAGGAGGAATTTTTGGTCTCATCTTTGCTGTACCATTTTATATGGTTGTCAAAGTGATTGTGATGCACGTTGTATTTCGGTATAAGAGGTCTTCATAG